A window of the Campylobacteraceae bacterium genome harbors these coding sequences:
- a CDS encoding ATP-binding protein, with the protein MKVGKIISINFNQFKVKIFSEISGGSVNLNGDVYYFGNIGSYLKTINAVGEVIICEVVSIFDSDLYNEHKAFNVDGHRELMLKPIGTINTESKFSLGVGIYPSLYSDVNIVRNDDMKIILNTVASSKPTKIHKTFSLGTSKNLINYPIDIGIDAFFNIHSAILGNSGSGKSNTIAHIMQSIYHKKDNSAVGSRFIIFDVNGEYKTAFPKDLNKNLTIKYYKPNIKKSEENDFDTFYMPHFLLSLDEWSAFLLATDATQRPFWSKVLQESYRFYKISTSQGEESKKFINYLRYKLCSLLNSVLSQADTDTSRITTAGAVISNIQNIINSDSKLLEKCKEEGLLNDISILQSNCTINFGSNNGLLINELKKITKKVNFQEVQVVTNERIKEGEFFDYRFLKISAEMTLLEEDARGNKQIRGYTATMLTRLDYFLENSDCNFMRNQPAGVINLKTYLDNLWGLDKNIFNTQLIIIDTSELGIDILETLTSVVSRLIFSERKELENDNRRKKPIHLILDEAHRYIKKDSKYLLKENIFERIAREGRKYSLYLIISSQRPSELSETVLSQCSNFIIHRIQNEVDMRYINAVLPYFSEDFTNKIKQSLPGEALVFGNCVSMPLHITVHPANPEPNSKNCKIAKEWFLNSDDEL; encoded by the coding sequence ATGAAAGTCGGAAAAATCATATCAATCAATTTCAATCAATTTAAAGTAAAGATATTTTCAGAAATTAGTGGTGGCTCTGTTAATTTAAATGGTGATGTTTACTATTTTGGAAATATAGGTAGTTACTTAAAAACTATTAATGCAGTAGGTGAAGTTATTATTTGTGAAGTTGTTTCAATATTTGATTCTGATTTGTATAATGAGCACAAAGCATTTAATGTTGATGGACATAGAGAACTTATGTTAAAACCAATAGGTACAATTAATACGGAAAGTAAATTTTCTTTAGGTGTTGGTATATATCCTAGTTTATATAGTGATGTAAATATTGTTAGAAATGATGATATGAAGATTATTTTAAATACTGTTGCTTCTAGTAAGCCAACAAAAATTCATAAAACTTTTTCATTAGGTACTAGTAAAAATTTAATTAATTATCCAATTGATATTGGAATTGATGCATTTTTTAATATTCATTCTGCAATTTTAGGAAATTCAGGAAGTGGAAAATCAAATACTATTGCACATATAATGCAAAGCATATATCATAAAAAAGATAATTCTGCAGTTGGTTCTCGTTTCATTATATTTGATGTTAATGGTGAATATAAAACAGCATTCCCAAAAGATTTAAATAAAAATCTAACAATAAAATATTATAAGCCAAATATAAAAAAAAGTGAGGAAAATGATTTTGATACTTTTTATATGCCCCACTTTTTATTATCTCTAGATGAATGGAGTGCTTTTTTATTAGCTACTGATGCAACTCAAAGACCTTTTTGGAGTAAGGTACTGCAGGAATCATACAGATTTTACAAAATATCAACATCACAAGGAGAAGAGTCTAAAAAATTTATTAATTATTTAAGATACAAGCTTTGTTCATTATTAAATAGTGTTTTATCTCAAGCTGATACTGATACTTCAAGAATTACAACTGCTGGTGCAGTGATTTCAAATATACAAAATATTATTAATAGTGATTCTAAATTGTTAGAAAAATGTAAAGAGGAGGGACTACTTAATGATATTAGTATTCTTCAATCAAACTGTACAATTAATTTTGGAAGTAATAATGGACTATTAATTAATGAATTAAAAAAAATAACAAAGAAAGTTAATTTTCAAGAAGTTCAGGTTGTTACCAATGAAAGAATTAAAGAAGGAGAATTCTTTGATTATAGATTTTTAAAAATATCTGCAGAAATGACCTTACTCGAAGAGGATGCAAGAGGTAATAAGCAAATTAGGGGTTATACCGCAACTATGTTAACAAGGCTTGATTATTTTCTTGAAAATTCAGATTGTAACTTTATGAGAAATCAACCAGCAGGAGTTATTAATTTAAAAACATATCTAGATAATCTTTGGGGCTTAGATAAAAATATATTTAATACTCAATTAATTATTATTGATACAAGTGAATTAGGAATTGATATTTTGGAAACTCTAACGAGTGTTGTTTCTCGACTTATTTTTTCAGAAAGAAAAGAATTAGAAAATGACAATAGAAGAAAAAAGCCTATTCATTTAATCTTAGATGAAGCGCATAGGTATATAAAAAAAGATTCTAAATATCTACTAAAAGAAAATATATTTGAAAGAATCGCAAGAGAAGGGCGTAAATATTCACTTTATTTAATTATTTCATCTCAGAGACCATCTGAACTCTCGGAAACAGTTCTTTCCCAATGTTCTAATTTTATTATTCATAGAATACAAAACGAAGTAGATATGCGATATATAAATGCAGTTTTACCATATTTTTCAGAAGATTTTACAAATAAAATTAAGCAATCTCTACCTGGTGAAGCATTAGTTTTTGGCAACTGTGTATCAATGCCTTTACATATTACAGTACATCCTGCTAACCCCGAACCTAATAGTAAGAATTGTAAGATTGCAAAAGAATGGTTTTTAAACTCGGATGATGAGTTATGA
- a CDS encoding ABC transporter substrate-binding protein — protein sequence MKKEIMILKKYIKLVIFILFTSNILYAQQIDKILFMTENYPPYNFKSNNKMEGIAVELLLEMLKKVNAKQTRKDIVLIPWQRGYHYTLTKNNHALFSTTRTKEREKLFKWVGPISKTSIGLIAKKSKKIKIKNISQISKYSVGVVREDIGEQLIFKLDIQPKYVRSIGGSDASNKLILMLQRNRFDLLAYEINVIKWAMKKNNFILSNYENIYTLKDAELYYAFHKDTPDETIKLLQSALNSIKKEGLFKKIHSQDKYTR from the coding sequence TTGAAAAAAGAAATAATGATACTAAAAAAATATATTAAATTGGTAATATTTATATTATTTACATCAAATATTCTATATGCACAACAAATTGATAAAATACTATTTATGACAGAAAACTATCCTCCTTATAACTTTAAAAGCAATAATAAGATGGAAGGTATTGCAGTTGAATTATTACTTGAAATGTTAAAAAAAGTGAATGCGAAACAAACACGTAAAGATATTGTATTAATTCCTTGGCAAAGAGGATATCACTATACATTAACTAAAAATAACCATGCTTTATTCTCAACAACAAGAACTAAAGAAAGAGAAAAATTATTCAAATGGGTAGGCCCTATTTCAAAAACAAGCATTGGCTTAATTGCAAAAAAATCAAAAAAAATCAAAATCAAAAACATTTCTCAAATAAGTAAATATTCTGTAGGAGTTGTAAGAGAAGATATTGGAGAGCAGCTCATTTTTAAATTAGATATACAACCAAAGTATGTTCGAAGTATTGGAGGATCCGATGCAAGTAATAAACTAATCTTGATGTTACAAAGAAACAGATTTGACTTGTTAGCTTACGAAATAAATGTAATAAAATGGGCAATGAAGAAAAACAATTTTATCTTAAGTAACTATGAAAACATTTATACTTTAAAAGATGCAGAACTATATTATGCTTTTCATAAAGATACTCCTGATGAAACAATTAAACTTTTACAGTCAGCATTAAATTCAATCAAAAAAGAAGGCTTGTTCAAAAAAATACATAGTCAAGATAAATATACACGTTAA
- a CDS encoding helix-turn-helix transcriptional regulator, which produces MAIIINLDVMLAKRKMKSIELAKLIGITEQNLSILKNQKAKALRLTTLDAICKHLDCQPGDIIEYSAEQ; this is translated from the coding sequence TGGCAATAATAATAAACTTAGACGTGATGTTGGCAAAAAGAAAAATGAAATCCATTGAGTTGGCTAAACTCATTGGAATAACTGAGCAAAACTTGTCTATTTTAAAAAACCAAAAAGCTAAAGCTTTGCGTTTAACTACATTAGACGCAATATGTAAACATCTTGATTGTCAGCCTGGAGATATAATTGAATACTCGGCAGAACAATAG
- a CDS encoding ATP-binding protein has translation MGLNSAHDGYTYQDLLISYFILNDILDGNRKSIYSIDKKHTVGRYVSVEKDKSGKFKEKSVPDRFDDFVIFNESFTKRMQIKYSNEDNNRNFIKSDFANDKKGLGLYELYRTWLELKNNTEEFRLCLAWNKPIDVDIISVLKSTREKSSFNSFITTRYKIDIDKLWEFNSLPSSNWVNLRKFINDYNINREDFSNFCDDLIIELEFPKASLDFDYPNNLEKILIEQANKLGIGFYPNENRTINDFLNTLAYTINKLKGNKINVNVLLQKLEVITDFGSIEQKFEIDESKNIKSNNIFKSFYEELVSNRSMLLIGDPGSGKSWFLTNFINYLMTNSKYVIRHYCHTSVEDELADKRIESDVFFGNLISDLLNRIPSLQKYKNNYISNLGELNFLLSHVRDELIIVIDGLDHIDRILKKSKQLSLEKTRIIDFISRINLPNNIFIVLGTQRITEIEVLKESYGFSEYIIPKWDKDDTEKLMKKYSLENETVNSKLLSEKILEKSEGNVLYTTYILKVLCNKTVNSSIIDDFPSHKFNLSGYYDYLTNQIQDNNTSEVLSCLEFSVNIQELKELVYYKGHLENNLKILSPLISENNSRGGIRLYHDSFRRFNMEKLESSDHLNTIYLDIAKWLENKGFYKFTKSYHYLFKYYIKSKKFNKVKKYAKIDFLSKSLLNGYSKELIKNNYDKFSYIASQTKDWSLFIFISELNRTINSSLSENYDEFLQNFKKYFNLIISLYGTQKAYDMLFFEGKKVFNDEDTAKAFYYLYKNGMSLDWRILKVFLKNNARLDTYKYRICLLLNTNKFDSWIKVKKYFLVQEKHFNYLKIVIEELYYKFGISKVIDFIDSVEVNDKDELLYRINNILENIASTELLLVHKKSSKMRSNLNYKIFYEGKYIKKLKNINSSKLFLVYRKPSKMPCKLNYEIFYEGKYINKNELNTFLNLLEEHANYNIEELKKLSNSLDTYDFSLAWLKFTINVYILESELSLGNMHKDDEFEEQLLNNFRMLKCFTNCTNLHHEHRSIIQKSIFRMLKYIKNSWNEVIEIINFLKDSSYKLEYFFYIGMLNDYESNENRKYLIREYESILDENLKKSDGYSFLIESSFSLALLYSHNGEDKKAKNLFKKGISYITAYTFRKDTTLYEIINPLSAISDINKIKTEKYIKELLALNLTIESNSENGKGIRWLYIGWFDQLLLVDRTKAICFLTNKLLEDEYYWKHEHMFTNFVTSVKNINPIVLLFLHKVSNKEADENYIKSFANSIYLIKDIDKELSKQSLIYLLNMNSLIENIKIKNNLNVLKNNLNVSKAINFKEKERNCYSIFTNTLINNINEQFNIDELSSCLTIEQLIKYFNKKEKITNRELLFLRIYINEIKKDDVERLLTSIIQKRLVGVKKYYENLRELVLGFNCKKKIKVLLLIKIFVYSQDEWFENFINKQSFCDAIRINKEQSLKYLSKELHQKFSKIYYNSQSTSNLIIAFKEANIESEQIMNMYKQGFSFIKSRVLNIKEVHNKVFECSYLQYMSIDEQSIVLLLVKLKNYSKSNQEDILYALNYLISYNNNLLIKPLKWFFNNLEYFSQLSVSGVLEILIININIHSAFLKILRNDIMNIRDIENMYLQNNLNLLLKELENV, from the coding sequence TTGGGTTTAAATTCAGCACATGATGGATATACATATCAAGATTTGTTGATAAGTTATTTCATATTAAATGATATTCTAGATGGAAATAGAAAATCAATTTATTCTATTGATAAAAAACATACTGTTGGACGATATGTGTCAGTAGAAAAAGATAAATCTGGTAAGTTTAAAGAAAAGAGTGTTCCTGATAGGTTCGATGATTTTGTGATATTTAATGAATCATTCACTAAAAGAATGCAAATAAAATATAGTAATGAAGATAATAATAGAAATTTTATTAAAAGTGATTTTGCTAATGATAAAAAAGGTTTAGGACTTTATGAGCTTTACCGAACATGGCTAGAATTAAAAAATAATACAGAAGAATTTAGGCTTTGTTTAGCTTGGAATAAGCCTATTGATGTAGATATTATATCTGTTTTAAAATCAACGAGAGAAAAATCTTCTTTTAATAGTTTTATAACTACGAGATATAAAATTGATATTGATAAGCTTTGGGAATTTAATTCTTTACCTTCCTCAAATTGGGTTAATCTTAGAAAGTTCATTAATGATTATAATATAAATAGAGAAGATTTTTCTAATTTTTGTGATGATTTAATTATTGAATTAGAATTTCCTAAAGCTAGTTTAGATTTTGACTATCCAAATAATTTAGAAAAAATATTAATTGAGCAAGCGAACAAGTTAGGAATAGGATTTTATCCAAATGAGAATAGGACAATTAATGATTTTCTAAATACATTAGCATACACAATAAATAAATTAAAAGGTAATAAAATAAATGTAAATGTTTTATTACAAAAACTTGAGGTAATAACAGATTTTGGTAGCATTGAACAAAAATTTGAAATAGATGAATCAAAAAATATTAAAAGTAATAATATTTTTAAATCTTTTTATGAAGAATTAGTATCAAATCGTTCTATGTTACTTATAGGTGATCCTGGAAGTGGTAAATCTTGGTTTTTAACAAATTTTATAAACTATTTAATGACGAATTCTAAATATGTAATTCGTCATTATTGTCATACTAGTGTTGAAGATGAATTAGCGGATAAAAGAATTGAGTCCGATGTTTTTTTTGGAAATTTAATTAGTGATTTATTAAATAGAATACCTTCTTTACAAAAATATAAAAATAATTATATATCAAATTTAGGGGAATTAAATTTTCTACTTTCACATGTTAGAGACGAGTTAATAATTGTTATTGATGGATTAGATCATATTGATAGAATACTAAAAAAATCTAAACAACTATCTTTGGAGAAGACGAGAATTATAGATTTTATATCAAGAATAAACTTACCAAATAATATCTTTATTGTATTGGGAACTCAACGAATTACGGAAATTGAAGTTTTAAAAGAAAGTTATGGCTTTAGTGAATATATAATTCCAAAATGGGATAAAGATGATACTGAAAAATTAATGAAAAAATATTCTTTGGAAAATGAGACTGTGAATTCTAAATTATTATCAGAAAAAATACTTGAAAAAAGTGAAGGAAATGTACTTTATACAACTTATATTTTAAAAGTACTTTGCAATAAAACTGTTAATTCTTCAATAATTGATGACTTTCCATCTCATAAGTTTAATTTAAGTGGATACTACGATTATTTAACGAATCAGATCCAAGATAATAATACATCTGAAGTATTGTCATGTTTAGAATTTAGTGTTAATATACAAGAATTGAAAGAACTCGTTTATTACAAAGGACATCTAGAAAACAACTTGAAAATTTTATCTCCATTAATCTCTGAAAATAATTCTAGAGGTGGGATACGACTTTATCACGATAGTTTCCGGCGATTCAATATGGAAAAACTTGAATCTAGTGATCACTTAAATACAATTTATTTAGATATTGCAAAATGGTTAGAAAATAAGGGCTTTTATAAATTTACCAAGTCTTATCATTATTTATTTAAATATTATATAAAATCTAAGAAATTTAATAAAGTAAAAAAATATGCAAAGATAGATTTTTTATCAAAAAGTTTACTTAATGGGTATTCCAAAGAATTGATTAAAAATAATTATGATAAGTTTTCTTATATAGCAAGCCAAACAAAAGATTGGAGTCTATTTATTTTTATAAGTGAATTAAATAGAACGATTAATTCATCTTTATCTGAAAATTATGATGAGTTTTTGCAAAATTTTAAAAAATATTTTAATTTAATTATATCATTATATGGTACGCAAAAAGCATATGATATGCTCTTTTTTGAAGGTAAAAAAGTCTTTAATGATGAAGATACGGCAAAAGCATTTTATTATTTATATAAAAATGGAATGTCTCTTGATTGGAGAATACTAAAAGTATTTCTAAAAAATAATGCTAGATTAGATACTTATAAATATCGTATCTGTCTACTTCTAAATACCAATAAATTTGATTCATGGATAAAAGTAAAAAAATATTTTTTAGTACAAGAGAAGCATTTTAATTATTTGAAAATTGTAATTGAAGAGCTTTATTATAAATTTGGTATCAGCAAAGTCATAGATTTTATTGATTCGGTTGAGGTTAATGATAAAGATGAATTACTTTATAGAATAAACAATATTTTGGAAAATATTGCTTCTACAGAATTACTCTTAGTACATAAAAAATCTAGTAAAATGAGGTCTAATTTAAATTATAAAATATTTTATGAAGGTAAGTATATAAAAAAACTTAAAAACATCAATTCTTCTAAATTATTTTTAGTATATAGAAAACCTAGTAAAATGCCGTGCAAATTAAATTATGAAATATTTTATGAAGGTAAGTATATAAATAAAAATGAATTAAATACTTTTTTAAATTTATTAGAAGAGCATGCAAATTATAATATAGAAGAATTAAAGAAACTTAGTAATTCTTTGGACACATATGATTTTTCTCTTGCTTGGCTAAAATTTACAATAAATGTTTATATTTTGGAGTCTGAACTATCTTTAGGCAATATGCATAAAGATGATGAGTTTGAAGAGCAACTTCTTAATAATTTTAGAATGTTAAAATGTTTTACAAATTGTACTAATTTACACCATGAACATAGAAGTATAATTCAAAAATCAATTTTTAGAATGCTTAAATATATTAAAAATAGTTGGAATGAAGTAATTGAAATAATTAACTTTTTGAAAGATTCATCTTATAAACTAGAGTATTTCTTTTATATTGGAATGTTAAATGATTATGAATCGAATGAGAATAGAAAATATCTAATTAGAGAATATGAAAGTATATTAGATGAAAATTTGAAAAAAAGTGATGGCTATAGTTTTTTAATTGAATCTTCTTTTAGTTTAGCATTATTATATAGCCACAATGGAGAGGATAAAAAAGCAAAAAATCTATTTAAGAAAGGAATTTCTTATATAACAGCATATACATTCAGAAAAGATACTACTTTATATGAAATAATTAATCCACTTAGTGCTATTTCTGATATAAACAAGATAAAAACAGAAAAATACATAAAAGAACTTTTAGCATTAAATTTAACTATTGAATCAAATAGTGAAAATGGGAAAGGGATTAGGTGGTTGTATATTGGATGGTTTGATCAACTTTTACTAGTTGATAGAACAAAAGCTATTTGTTTTTTGACTAATAAACTGTTAGAAGATGAATATTACTGGAAACATGAGCATATGTTTACAAATTTTGTCACTTCTGTAAAAAATATTAATCCAATAGTTTTACTTTTTCTTCATAAAGTGTCAAATAAAGAAGCTGATGAAAATTATATTAAAAGTTTTGCTAATTCAATTTATTTAATAAAAGATATTGATAAAGAATTATCCAAACAATCTTTAATATATCTTCTTAATATGAACTCATTAATAGAAAATATTAAAATCAAAAATAATCTAAATGTTTTAAAAAATAATTTAAATGTTTCTAAAGCAATTAATTTTAAAGAAAAAGAAAGAAATTGTTATTCAATTTTTACTAATACACTTATAAATAATATAAATGAGCAATTTAATATTGATGAATTATCTTCATGTCTAACAATAGAACAGCTAATTAAATATTTTAATAAAAAAGAAAAAATAACAAATAGAGAATTGCTTTTTTTAAGAATATATATTAATGAAATAAAAAAAGATGATGTAGAACGTCTTTTAACTTCAATAATTCAAAAAAGACTTGTTGGAGTAAAAAAATATTATGAGAACCTAAGAGAATTAGTATTAGGTTTTAACTGTAAAAAGAAAATAAAAGTTTTATTATTAATTAAAATTTTTGTTTATTCCCAAGATGAGTGGTTTGAAAACTTTATTAACAAGCAATCTTTTTGTGATGCTATTCGTATAAACAAAGAGCAATCACTAAAGTATTTATCAAAAGAATTACATCAAAAATTTAGTAAAATTTACTATAATAGTCAAAGCACTTCAAATCTTATAATAGCATTTAAAGAAGCAAACATTGAGAGCGAACAGATTATGAATATGTATAAGCAAGGTTTTTCTTTTATAAAGTCTAGAGTATTAAATATTAAGGAAGTTCATAATAAGGTTTTCGAGTGTTCATATCTTCAATATATGAGTATAGATGAGCAGTCAATTGTATTATTATTAGTTAAATTAAAAAACTATTCTAAGTCAAATCAAGAAGATATTCTATATGCTCTTAATTATTTAATTTCTTATAATAACAACTTACTAATAAAACCATTAAAGTGGTTTTTTAATAATTTAGAATATTTTTCTCAGTTATCGGTATCAGGTGTTTTAGAAATATTAATTATAAATATAAATATTCATAGTGCTTTTTTAAAGATATTACGTAATGATATAATGAATATTAGAGATATAGAAAATATGTATTTGCAGAATAATTTAAATCTTCTACTAAAAGAGTTAGAGAATGTATGA